Below is a window of Camelus bactrianus isolate YW-2024 breed Bactrian camel chromosome 7, ASM4877302v1, whole genome shotgun sequence DNA.
tGTGGTACTAACGTAAAGCTTAAAACTCAGTAACTAAATATGGTAAGTAACCCTtacttgcttctttctttccccacTTTGTGATAAACAACCTATTTGGTGATTTGGTCATAAGTGGTTAcaacaggagaggaaaaaaaaaagcaataaaaagaccaaagagtgaaaaaatgaaatagtcCACTATAAGTTGTATAATCGTATAATACATCTCTCCAAACTGGAAGGTGTCTGAGAATGACAAATACTAACTCAGACAAGATATACGGTCATCTTGACCATAAACGATCACGTACTGATTTACttaactaaaaaaaacaaaaacaaaaaaacaccataCACACTTTTAAGagactatatttcaatataaaatgTATGTTTCCATAGTTGTAGAGCTCTAGAGCTCAGTTATTAAGCTAAAGGATAAAATCTTATTCCTAGAATTCTATACTGTAAGTTGTTTTATTAAAACCATAAAAAAGATCAAGTTCAGTCTGCTATCAGCTAACTCCAAACTTTGAAGAtaccttatttaaaataatataaaatgcattgaagcataaacaaaattttatgcAACTGACATTTGGAATTTTAACAAAGTTAGATGAAAACATCCTATCTTAAAGGGACAGTTTCATGAAACAGAAAAGAGCTTACCAATACTCCATCATAAGATCCTGCTTCACTCGTCAGAAATGCAAACATGACACAGAGATATGGGTTGTTTAACTGTAAACGTAAAGTGCTGCACATCTCTCTCCAAAGGGAATTCTTCTCATCCGTATAACCCGATAAAGCCATTGCTACCACATTAAGATTCAGATCACCTGCATATTAAAAACAGCCAGCTAATCAAAGTAATTAAAAACTTAGTATCTCCTTCTTCTAGCTCTTCAACCATAAacaaataaagatcagagggtcACTTTTACCCTCTGAAAAATAATCCCATTAGAGAAAGGGTTTTGACTCAGACTGGAAATTTTGGCTAGGACCACAAGCAAAAGTTTCCATTCTTAGAAAATTTCTGCTCATATTGGAAGCCCTGGTAGGACAAGCACATCTTTTAATTCTCAAGTTCTCATTCCAGGCAGGTTCCTATATGGTATGTTATTGCTTACGGTCCAAATGAAGAGTAGGGAAGCTGTCCTACCAGGATCATTGTCAACTTTATCAACAAGTTCATATTTGCTGAAATGTTTCAAAGGGTTCACAGTAAATATTACTGTACCTCAGGACTGcaatttccaaaataattttttttcctattcctaaATATGTAATCACATGCTTATGTATATGTTTTATCAGCAAGGTACTGAAAGCCAATATTTCAGCATtcttattatagtattttaactttctaatttttctagGACAAAATTAACTATCAGAATGACCACAGAATTgtatttagacatatttaaaacaaagcaTTTGTTACCAATAATCTCCAACATTTGTTCTCAGCAGTTTACATGGCTGCTGATGAGCTGCTAGACTGGCAGTCAGCCCTCTGCCTGCCTAGCCATCTCACGTAAGTTCAgcttcaaaagagaaaattaaattcacctttaacttttactttgttttctacaTTTAGTACAGCAGCTTTATTAGGTCTCTTGATcctaatcattttcttttttcccaaacaAAACAGCATTTCCCACTTTATGTTCTTAATAGCCTGTTCTTCATTTCTGTAAACATTTTCCCCAAGTTATTTTATGTCTGTTTCCTGGGCCTACTCTATTTAAGTCTTTCAAagtaaaaaacagcaacaaaagaatATCATCTTTTAATCCTGCTTAGAACAATTTatttccaaatggaaaagaatatctGATTCCAAAGGGAAATCTTTACTCCAGATCTTACCAGGTTATTGAAATCACTGAAAAGACACCTTTCCCCTATTATTATGGGTATTTAAATCTAACACCAAATTTTCCAAGTACACCTGACAAGGGAGTGTCATGCTCTCCGGTAGCAACGAAATTATAATTAGGAATGACTttgatatttaatattaaatattttttccatcatcTCATATCTTCTTTTGCACTATCAAATGGGGAAGACTTACGTTAGAGcaaaagtgaaggaaaagagGCCAATCTGGCCAAAATATTAGCTTTTTCAACTTTTAGACTGCAAGTAAACATATTACAGTTAATTTCACGTTTTTTTCCTATGGTATAACAGAACCTTAATAGTTTCAAAATGGGCCTGTATATAAGAATTAAGTATTCtgaatgttcaaaaataatttgCTAGATGTATTAGAAATCAATAGCTATATATATACCTTAGGTATTTTCAAGTGAAATATTCCTggtaagaaaaaaactgaatttctGGATTAAGATTTATTTCTCTGGGTATTTGCTTATAAAATATCAGAGTGAAAATTTTAtcacatttctttgtttcttcctttaaaaaaaagttaaatggaaAGTATGTTTAAATCAGCAGACTCAAGTAGAAATATTTGTGCAGATCAAAGCATGATTTTTATAAGAATCTGTATTAGTCTAACTAAAAGTATCATTCAGTTTCCTACAAGTCAATCAAAAACCACCCAAaagataaagtataaaaatacacTCAAATGTTTGCCATAAAAATGCTTGCAGATGAAGTAGTCCTAATCTCcaggaaaaagtattttttaaatgtatatgaactgtctttaaagaaaaaacactgaaaatgaacACATTTGAGTACTTATGATATTATGACAATTAAGACACGTTCTTTTTCACAAACAAAAGGGATGGGCTAACATTCACTTCTATAGATATAGTTCTGTGCTGATTtcactttcaaaaatatttacacaaaaatattacttagatctttaaaaattatcagcATCTTTTCTTTAAAGGATTCTATGAACCACAAGAATCTTAGAATATAATCCAATACCTTTTCCTGAAGATGCCCCTTCATTCAGGATTTGGATTGCTCGTCGAATATCCAAGTTGAACAGTGCCACAGCAGCAGCTCTCTCCCATTCCCCTTCTTGTACAAGGGAGTTCAAAAACGGCCCCACATCTACATCCATTCCTTTCTTTATCCACCCACAAAGTTGTAAAGCTAAAATTCTCTCTTCATTTAAATTCTGAGTATCAGTTTGCTTATCCAACCCACTCCAATTATGTCTGCTGCTTTCCACCACTCctaaaaagagaaacatttttatattgttttatcatttattattttttgaaatatatttggaAAGTAAGTcagttttacataaaaatatttcaacaatTAGATTTTAAGTATTCAACTTCTCAGCCACAATTTTATGATAGGATTAATATGTGATATGcaacaaacaaaacatatttgACATATTGCTAAGTATAACAGTTTCCTGAGTTACAACAAAGAGCTCTTGGAATAAGTCAGTGCCCCAGGGGCTGAGTCACTGCTTCAGAGAAGGCTCCGTGACCACTAACTTAAAACAGGGTGCCACCTGTTATTATCAAACTTGTCATTGGGTCCTGTATTTCCTTTAGCACTAGCATAAGgtcccatattttatttattaatttttcagcCTTATCTTTTCTCCTACTAGAACATAAATTCCAAAAGGGCAGGcatcttgtgtttttatttgaaaGGTGTCCCCAGTGCTTGAGATCCAGCAGATACTGAAGCTTTCTCTCCCTCCCGAGTCCTGTCACTCTATGTACAAACATAGAGCATGTATCAACAAACACATCTATGTgaaaaaatgagacagaaatcACCAAAGTACTCTGAAAGGCTAAGTACTAAGCTAAAATACAACAGGAATGATTTGAAGGTTTTCCCACCTTACTAAACCAGGAGACTTTACATTTTCATTGCCTTTTCATAAGGAATCTAAATAATtcttgtagcattatttacactGCAATCAAGGCAGATGATCCCAATGGCAGAACAATTTCACTTAGGATGATATTTGGTGTCAAATAAAGGTAAAACAAATAAAGATGAAACTTAAGGACTCTATTAATTGCAACTCAAATTCTTCAATGTTCTAAAAAGTTTTACCATTAAAATTGTCATTATGTACTTATCTATTGTTATTTTAACAAAGGATTTTCAGAATTAAGTTAGGAATTAGGTAGTAAGAATGCCCAATATTACAAAAGTCTTTTATTTGTAGTAATTTACAGTAATTCTACATTTACATAGTTACATACAGTAATTatacatttgtaaaaaaaaaaacaaaaaactagatcAAAACAAATACATAGGTCTTAAGAAATAATTCAGCTTGTCTGTAGTAGGCAGAGTTGGAAAATGAGCTCCATGAAAGAGCCTGAACATGAATTTTCGTAAAattgtggaaatttaaaaaatagttaaataattatCCTTGAAATTACTTATATTTAACCTCATTATTGGGAATTTGCCAATTCAGGTCAAGGAATTACGAAGAGACTTTCGAAAAGAAGTTTTCTTCCTTAAAGAGAATATCTGCCCATCGAAAAGAGGAAGTGTGCTGCTCTATTTGCAATCATGAGGGAAGTCAGTGGAGACAAAACCATTTTTAGCTTATGAAAGTGAAATTTTAAGAACTATGAGAACATTGTGAATAATTCAATGATAAAGTTAATAAAAGACACgttgaaaattaaaactttctttctgaataacaaatttaaattatttagatAGAATACAGTCATTAAATTTTATGTAGAACAAGCTGCAGATGtatttgaatgtatttattttccaaacaCCTCTAATAAATTTTGGATTCAGTGCTGACATTATTTAATTAATAGTAAAAATAactactttaaatgggtgaacaaaaggtagaaatatatttttccaaaaattccTCACAGTTTAATAATATTCTAGTTTCTTagggtttttattttctagaaattgtGTCATAGAATAGAGATTAATGTGTATGAACCCAAAGAATTCACTACtaggaagtgaaaaaaatatcCTTTAAGTGCATGGACACTGTGTCACATATTTTGGCTCCTCAGAGATCTTCCTACTGCTTAATAACTATGCTACAGGTAATTAGGGTTATCAAACAAGCAACGTGGTATTATTGTATGTTTTTAGGTAGTCatattatgatttttaatatgtatgaatttttaaatgtgattttaacaTCTGAAAAGGGATTAAAATCTATTTATGCATGTTATGCaatactaaagtgataaaattaTATCCCCTAAATTTTAGATTGCCctatatataaataatagaatCGACATTTTATGATAGTTGTGAGGGAAACAAGTTCacttaaacatttaaaagcattaaaaacatttttttgtttcaaacacTACACCAAGCAATCAGACACTATGCTACTAGCAGATATTAGtttcatttttgtatctatataatAACAAAGCAGTAAAATTAATTATCCAgtgtttataaaaacattttgttCTTAAAAACATATATCCCAGCTTTTCTGCCCCTTCAAGTAATTCTTAATAGACAAGCTTTCTAGATCAGAGTTTATCCTGTAATTatgaaaaacattttcatcatattGGATGGAAAGCTGACCAATATTTATTATACAACTTTCTGCCATCTTAAAAGGAAGGAATTATACCTACTGACAACATTGTGACCCTGCTCTACAGGACATACAGGACAATGCCTCAGGGCATGCATGCTCCTCATCCTGGCTGATTTCAACACTGGTCCGTCCCATAAACTAGCCTCTATTTCTCTTCTTCGTTATCTCCCGTGGTCTATACCTCCAAGATTTTACTCCCCCTTTCATGGACACACTCCAAATTGTTCCTTCTCCAAAAGAACCACTTTCTAACCACCACCTCATAGCCTTCCAGCTCACAATCTCAATCTCACAATCTTTTGACCACTCATATTTCTACTTATCAGTCTTCTCCTATCATCTTCCTCCCCATCCAAGTTAGATCCCAAGGACCAACAAATGAATCATTCTCTTGCCAGTAGCCTTAATTCTCTTGCCCCACTGTCCTTTATTCTGTCTCTGGTAAAACAACATTGCCCTACGGGCCTTCTGTATCTCAAGGCAATGCTCTCCTCTTCTCTGTATCTTCACTCCACAACCTCCCTGCTCCTTCTCAATAAGCAAACCTAGTACGTTGAGAAAACAGGAGACTTCAGGTAGAAAACTCTGCAGCTCTGGTCACTGAACCTTAAACAACCTGCAAACCTTTTCCCTTTGCCTTTGCCTAAAGTGGAATAGGTGTATATCTTTCTGTCTAAAGCCAATCTTTCACCTGTCATTTGGATCCCATTCCTAGGAATTTGCTCTTCACCTTCTTTACTCTGCAGTTTTAACCTCTTTCTGTGGGTTTCCTCTCATTAGCATTTAAATAAGCTTAAATCAGTcccatgttaaaaacaaaaacaaagcaacacaaaagCCCTCCCCTGACCCCTGACTCACCTGCTACTATCACTGTGTATCTTTTTATCTTCTACATATAGTCAAATTTcttgaaagaattaaaatgatCTCATTTCTTCAACCTAAATTTCTTGCCCAATGGACATCTCCACCTAGCTTTCTCAAATTCAACTTATCCTAAAATAAACTCTTCTCTTCTTCTCAAATGCATTCTTCCTATGTTATTCCTATCTAACTAGTGTTAGTATTACCCCAGTTGCCTTAGtgtgctttcatttttccttcctctccatctccttTAATCATTTTGTTCCACACTCTAATTTACCCACATTTCTCTAGCTCTGCTGCCAGTAACCTTGGTAAAAACAGTCACATTTTACCTTAATCAGCTCTAAAACACAAAACACTAAAAGCCAAACACAACTTTAAAACACAAATCTAATTCTGGTTCTGCTCTTTAAAATCTTTCCTTGGTTTCCACTTGTTACAGTATGATAAATCAGGATTTCTGAGACCTGAGTTACCCCACTGCTTACCTTTCTAGCCTCCTTCTCTCTTCAAGTCCTCTCTCACATCTGTTCCAGCAATACTCAATGTGCTCTCCTCTGGGCTCACTGCATATGCTGCTCCCTGTCTGAATTTCTCTTGGCCTTCACCTCCTGTGGGAAACCATCACTAACCCCTACAACCAGATTATGAATTCTTCTACACATAATTGTATGTTTTTCctcacattataactgactgtttATTTGTCCATATTCTGAACTATAGTTGACCCTGgaacaacataggtttgaactgcgtgggtccacttttacacagatttttttcaataaatacagaaactttatttccattttgtagatcTTTAACTAAATGTAGGGAAAAGTTAGTATTCAATTAAAGATCAAAATGTGTGGAATCAAAAGAACTAGGGTTTGAGTCCTTATACTATCCAAACTGCTTCAGCTTCCTGCCCTGGGGTAAGTCATTTACCATTTACTTTGTTTTCGAGGCAGAATGCAGATTTTTGCGGGCAGGGGCGTTGGGGACTAACCTCTTGTCTTGTTCAACTATAGAAAGTAAACTCCCCAAGAGTAGGAATGACACCTATCTTGTCCCATAAGGGAAGAAACATAGCTATCTTGTTCACAGTTACGACTCCACTTCCTAGGAAAATTCTTGGCATACAGTTAGCAAgtaataagtatttgctgaatgaatgaataaatttaccTCATATCATAGTCGTAAAAACAAAGTAACATGGAGAAAGCAACTAGCATCGCTTAATTTACAGTAAGCACTTAATATATACTGTCATCAAAGGTAAAATTCAGCTGTGCACTCTAATAAACTTGTGCATTAGATTACTGTAGGCAACATGGTTCCATGTGCCTTGACTTACTATGTATTGAATTATTAGAGAAAGAAGTATGGCCAGATAAAAGATGGAAACCTGGGGCTGCCATCTTTGACAGTcattcctctttttatttttgagctgtagaaacaaaaataaaaccaaaccaaaaagcTAAAACAGCAAGTAGTCCAACAGTAAGTAGTCTTTTTTAGTCTGCATAAAGACTACTCTTGACGCAAGTCAAGGCACTCAATTTGTCTATACTGGACCAGAAGAATATAAAGATATTCCATTTTTCCCCTTGCTTTTTCTCAGAGGTAGTTTGTTGGCCTTTCcctaaaatataacaaaaaaacagcaaaaacaataataaactcAGAATACTGAGAATGCAGTGTGGCCTTACCTGCTATACAGTTATAAATACTATTTAAAGGGGTAATATAGTAAAATTGCCCTTTCATTTGtattaataaaaatggaaatctcTAACTGaactcttattttattatttatactaaAAGTTGCTTTTTTAGTGGAAACCTAATGAGAGAATATCAAAATGAAATAGATCATATTAAGTAGTATACTGAATCTTCAGTAATGAGGACCAAATAActtgtaagttttttaaaaagtataatataACCATTTAATTAAAATGCTTACCCTACTTgttaaaaaatagcattttattttgtatttttataaagtatttatGCAAGGCCTATGAAAAAACCAAGTTAGATTCATTACTTCTACTACCACTCTTCGACTAAATAGTATGAACTACTTTTCTAGCAGCTTGACTTGGGCCCAAATTTGACTGCTACCAAAAGCTGGATACCAAATTTTAGGTTGAGGAGATAACTGTAATATAACCCACAAttcaattccaataaaaataataagaaccaataagtgaaaaaataagttTGGCTCTTttgtcatctttattttattcttagtttaTTAATTTCAGTCCTACATTAATTCATACATTAATCCAATCATCAAAGACTATTTCAGGTAAGGTATTTCATGACATACTTCATGTCACAGTTACATAGTCCCTGACATCAGATAGCTAAGTGAAAAGGTTCAGGCAGCAAAATAAAAAGGGGTCTCCttcaaatagaaatttttaaatttagcttttataaaagcaaataactGTGACAAAATCTGAACAACCAGGATCCTATAAATCATCTAATACCTTTCAAAgtgggtcttaaaaaaaaaaaaaagaatagatttagaAAGTCAGTTTCACTTCAAAGACCCAAGACatcctccaaaaaaatttttaaatataaaaacaattatgCATTTAACTCAACAATTCACTAAAATATCTAATCAGAGATCAAAAGAAACTTATGTACAATATCCTGAAAAAactaaatttggggaaaaaaataagaatacaaaaGTTATAAACCTATTGcagaaaataagaattttcttACCCAAAGATGACTTCACAATTGATTTAATTCCTGCATAAACCAATGATCCTTTGTTGCCTGGAGACTTCTGATCCATATCTTCTGTATACTGCTTCATAAGTATTTAAATGCATAGGAAATACTAGTGATGATGCATAACAAAATATGTCaaagcaaaatttattttgatttgaagCCAATTCATAATAAGCATCAGTGCAAGAAGGCGGTTCTACTCTATTGCAGAGACACTTTTCTTCCTCCTACACAATCTGCAAAGCAGTATTTCAAGTTCAACAGTTTTAAACTTTACCTTGTAATTTTAGTATTATGTAGCTTGTATTTGCACATAAAACATTCAGTACATTTAGACTGACCTTGCAGCAAACTTCAAGAACATGTCTACCTGATTCATCTCACAAAATTCACAACACAAAGGATATAGTGCAGAGTATACCACAGTGACTTCAGCTGCGGATCTTCATTTCCAGCTAAAATGTGGTTTCTCCACACCTGTTCTGTATCAAGTCCGTACCTCGATAAAGCCCGAAGGCGCATCTTCGTTGCTATATCTTTTTCTAAAGAGTTATCGTTTTCTTCTTCTGCACATTCATACAAATGACGACCACAAGCCCACATTAAAGATGTAATTGGACTCCAGGCAAGAGAGATCCTTTCAAAAACAGTGAAGTCAGACATTGTTCGGTTGGGAGTTACAACTATCATTCGATTTTGACTTGTTGGATGCCAAGCAAAGGAAGCAATGTAATTGTCACAAGGTTGCACACTTCTTTCAATTATCGTGGGTTCAGTTTCATCCCCGATGGGAGTGGGTGTATGCTGCATATCATATAATCTAATAATATTACTATCCCTTGTTAAAGTGGCAAGCAGACCAGTCCTAGTTGGACACCATGCTACTTTTGTTAAGGGCTTCGGTTGCTCAGTCAAAGTCAAAACAGGCTTCTCAAATTTCCTAAGATCCCATATTGCAACCTGACCTTCATAGAAGGAAGCAACACGATCATGGAAGTATGGGTCTACTGTCACCCCCTGAACAGCTTTTGTATTTACAAACATCTTTTGGCTTGTATTCCGAAGATCAAAAATGGCTAGATTACGATGCATACCAGCAAGGAGAAGTTTCTGGTCTCGCGGAAGCcaacagagagaaagacaagcatCATTCTGTCCTAATTCATAAAGTGGTTTTGTTACTAATAATGTTGTTTCAGTTTCACCTGCGGACAGTCTCACTTTCTCCAAGGGAACTATATCAGGAGTATATTTGCTGCAGATATCCCAAATCAGCACTGAAAAATCAGCTCTATGTTTATCTAGACCAGCAGCAAGCCAGTTACTATCCAATGGATTCCACGCAAGGGTATTGCACTGTCGTGCATGTTTTGGAACAAATTCTTTTCCTATCAAATCTTTGAACTTTGAGTTATGATCTTGACCAAGACTTGTAAGTACAACTCGACCATTTGCTTGTCCAACTGCTAGGAGACATTCAGGATCATAGTTGAGATACCAGGCAACACATTTCATATAGGGTGTTTCTGAATTTATTGATAGTAATGTCGCTGCAGAGTCTTCAGATAAACGTAGAGATCCAGCTTTGAGTTCTGAATTCACAGTAGATTCCACATGATACAGACTAAGTTCTGAGTCACATACAACAAATCTATCAACCTGGTGTGGTGCCCACAATATATCAGGTTTGGTACCGCTCATGTTTACGGATGTGCTCAAAGAGTCCAGTTAGGTCCATTCACTGAAacctgtttaaaaattaaaagttttaaaatgttaacaaaataCAATGCTAAGCTCAATCAACTATTTAGAAGGTCAGGAAATTTTCCATACAGGTACACTATTTTTCAATATAGTTACTTTTCTTCTAACTACTATGAATTCAAGACAATTCAAACTTACtgataaaaagggggaaaagaagacCTTTCTCCAATAAGATGAGCTGGTAGGAATCTGAGAACTCCGCTCTGGCTTTATTTCCCATGATCAATTATTTTAATTGCACTGTTACTAGTACCTTCAATTTAACCTCAGAGTTGAAATAACGTCAGTGTGGTGAGCAAATTATTAAGTATCATCCCTTTGAAGGGAGAAAAACTTCAAAGAGTTATGAATTGTGTTCCTAAGCAATAAAGCAGCACTATCCAACAGAACCTTCTGCAGCATTAGGTATGTTCTATATCTGTACTGTCCAATATGGGAGCTCCTAGCCCCACGTGGCTACTGAGCACCAGAAATGTGACTactacaaattttaaatttttctttaatgaattttGATATAATTAGCCACAAAAGGCACCATAATGGACAATGCAGATTTAAAGTACAAAGCCACTAGTCTCTTCCTTAACTTTCAAGGATAAGAAGCAGCCTAAATGGCAGAGTAAATGCTGGAATATACTGAGCAGAGGTGAGTTTTAGTCCTAGCTCTGACTAGATTAGCTGTATACAGAAAGGCCTCTTAGAAAGGCCTCTGTGTTTGGGGAtccttttgttttctcatctatacaaGAGCTG
It encodes the following:
- the MIOS gene encoding GATOR2 complex protein MIOS isoform X2; amino-acid sequence: MSGTKPDILWAPHQVDRFVVCDSELSLYHVESTVNSELKAGSLRLSEDSAATLLSINSETPYMKCVAWYLNYDPECLLAVGQANGRVVLTSLGQDHNSKFKDLIGKEFVPKHARQCNTLAWNPLDSNWLAAGLDKHRADFSVLIWDICSKYTPDIVPLEKVRLSAGETETTLLVTKPLYELGQNDACLSLCWLPRDQKLLLAGMHRNLAIFDLRNTSQKMFVNTKAVQGVTVDPYFHDRVASFYEGQVAIWDLRKFEKPVLTLTEQPKPLTKVAWCPTRTGLLATLTRDSNIIRLYDMQHTPTPIGDETEPTIIERSVQPCDNYIASFAWHPTSQNRMIVVTPNRTMSDFTVFERISLAWSPITSLMWACGRHLYECAEEENDNSLEKDIATKMRLRALSRYGLDTEQVWRNHILAGNEDPQLKSLWYTLHFMKQYTEDMDQKSPGNKGSLVYAGIKSIVKSSLGVVESSRHNWSGLDKQTDTQNLNEERILALQLCGWIKKGMDVDVGPFLNSLVQEGEWERAAAVALFNLDIRRAIQILNEGASSGKGDLNLNVVAMALSGYTDEKNSLWREMCSTLRLQLNNPYLCVMFAFLTSEAGSYDGVLYENKVAVRDRVAFACKFLSDSQGSPLDVLKDERVQYWIENYRNLLDAWRFWHKRAEFDIHRSKLDPSSKPLAQVFVSCNFCGKSISYSCSTVPHQGRGFSQYGVSGSPTKSKVTSCPGCRKPLPRCALCLINMGTPVSSCPGGSKSDEKVDLSKDKKLAQFNNWFTWCHNCRHGGHAGHMLSWFRDHAECPVSACTCKCMQLDTTGNLVPAETVQP
- the MIOS gene encoding GATOR2 complex protein MIOS isoform X1, with the translated sequence MSGTKPDILWAPHQVDRFVVCDSELSLYHVESTVNSELKAGSLRLSEDSAATLLSINSETPYMKCVAWYLNYDPECLLAVGQANGRVVLTSLGQDHNSKFKDLIGKEFVPKHARQCNTLAWNPLDSNWLAAGLDKHRADFSVLIWDICSKYTPDIVPLEKVRLSAGETETTLLVTKPLYELGQNDACLSLCWLPRDQKLLLAGMHRNLAIFDLRNTSQKMFVNTKAVQGVTVDPYFHDRVASFYEGQVAIWDLRKFEKPVLTLTEQPKPLTKVAWCPTRTGLLATLTRDSNIIRLYDMQHTPTPIGDETEPTIIERSVQPCDNYIASFAWHPTSQNRMIVVTPNRTMSDFTVFERISLAWSPITSLMWACGRHLYECAEEENDNSLEKDIATKMRLRALSRYGLDTEQVWRNHILAGNEDPQLKSLWYTLHFMKQYTEDMDQKSPGNKGSLVYAGIKSIVKSSLGVVESSRHNWSGLDKQTDTQNLNEERILALQLCGWIKKGMDVDVGPFLNSLVQEGEWERAAAVALFNLDIRRAIQILNEGASSGKGDLNLNVVAMALSGYTDEKNSLWREMCSTLRLQLNNPYLCVMFAFLTSEAGSYDGVLYENKVAVRDRVAFACKFLSDSQLNRYIEKLTNEMKEAGNLEGILLTGLTKDGVDLMESYVDRTGDVQTASYCMLQGSPLDVLKDERVQYWIENYRNLLDAWRFWHKRAEFDIHRSKLDPSSKPLAQVFVSCNFCGKSISYSCSTVPHQGRGFSQYGVSGSPTKSKVTSCPGCRKPLPRCALCLINMGTPVSSCPGGSKSDEKVDLSKDKKLAQFNNWFTWCHNCRHGGHAGHMLSWFRDHAECPVSACTCKCMQLDTTGNLVPAETVQP